The Phaeocystidibacter marisrubri genomic interval TGATAAGCAGGAGCACAGGTTGCTCCTGCTTTTTTTATATTCAAACCTCTTAAAACGCTCGATGAAAAATTTACTTTCCATACTTCTTTTCGTTCTTGTTTCACAAGTTGCTCTCGCTCAAACCGAACGCATTTTCATCACCACAGAATCTGGGAGCTCCCCCCACTTCCCCACTGTTATTGGAGCTCAGATTGGTCAAACACCTTTTGAAATACTACAGGTTTACACATTTAAAAAAACACCCGTATCCATTTGGATTCTGGAAGTTGAAACGGATGACCTGCCATCTGTCCTCCTCCGCTTAGAAGCCTCACCAAAAATTCTAACCGCTGAAATTGACGCAGACATGTGGGCATCGGATATGGAAACATACGATGCGAATGACCTCCATGTAGGTGAACAATGGTATGGAGAGAATACAGGGGCAAATGGCAATGAGAATGCCGACATCGATCTACCGGAAGGTTGGTTCATTGAAAGGGGAAGCCCGAACATCACCTTAGCGATTCTCGATTCAGGTATGAAGCTGGATCATCCGGAGTTTGCCGGAAGAATCGTCAATAACACGGCTGACCCCATCAATAATATTGACGACGATGCCAACGGTTACATCGATGATGTGTCCGGTTTCGACTTTGTAGATCACGACAATCATCCCGGCGATGAGAATGGTCACGGAACAGCCGTAGGAGGAATTGCCGCTGCCAATGGAGATAATATTATTGGATTTGCTGGGGTTGATTGGAACTGTAAAATTCTCCCTGTTCGCGTTTTGGATGAAAATGGCCGAGGTTCATATTCGAAAATCGCTGCTGGAGTGTACTACGCCGTAGACAATGGGGCCAATGTCATTAACATGTCACTAGGTGGAGTTTCCGAAAGCAACAGCTTAAAAAATTCGATTCAATATGCCTACGACAACAACGTAACGGTTGTCGCAGCCTCTGGAAACTCCAACACCAGTGTGCCTCAATTCCCTGCGGCTTACCCTACCGTTATTGCCGTTGGCGCTACCAATTGGTTCAATGAACGATGCAGCCCATTCATGCTTACAGGTAGAGGCGGTAGCAACATGGGGAAACACCTATCCGTGGTTGCGCCAGGAGATATGATTCCACATTTGAACTACGAAGACGACTTGGACTATTCTAGCGTTAATTCAGGCACCAGCCTTGCCAGCCCCATGGTTGCAGGACTTGCCACATTGCTACTGGCACAGGATTCAACGCGTACAGCGGCCGAAATCAAGTACCTCATTCAAGCTTCAGCGGTAGATCGAGTTGGACCAGAAAACGAAGATAGCAGAGGTTGGGATCAGTACTATGGATTTGGTTTAATCAATGTTTACAACGCTTTAAGCGGTAAATTCCCCATCAAAACAGAGAGCTACATATCTGTTTACCCCAACCCCGCTTATGCGAATGGAAAGTTCCATTTGGGAGGTGAGGCCAGCGATTTGATCATTTCAACCGTGGATGGTCGTGTCATCATCAACTACAAAAACCTAAGTGCGGGTATCTACAACCTTCCTCAAATGGCGGCAGGCTATTACGTCATCAGCGTTGTGGCCCCTACTGGATTTTACATCGAACGCTTCACCGTTTTGTGAAGTTGAAATGTACCTTTGCGGCGTATGGCAAGAAGAAAAAAAGGACCGCTCTTCATTGACGATGTAACCGTTACTGGAGCTGGCGCGAAAGGCAAAGGGGTTGGTAAAACCGAAGATGGTCAGGTTGTATTCATTCAAAATGCAGTTCCTGGCGACCGTGTAAAGGTTAGAGTTTTTAAGAGAAAGAGAAGCTTTGTGGAAGGTAAGGCTGTGGAATACCACGAGCTCTCCAAAGACAGAGTTCAACCCGCATGTGAGCACTTTGGCACCTGTGGTGGTTGCAAATGGCAAAACTGGGATTACTCCAAACAACTCGAATACAAAGACTCTGAAGTTCAGAACAACTTGGTTCGTTTGGGTCATGTTGAAGTGGAAGAATACCTTCCCATCTTAGGCTGTGAATCCGACTACTTCTACCGCAACAAAATGGAGTTTTCGTTCTCCAACAAGCGATGGATTACCGAAGAAGAAGCCCAATCAGGTGCCGAACTGGGTACCACAAACGCGTTGGGTTTCCACATTCCAGGTATGTGGGATAAAGTCCTGAATGTCACAAAATGTCACCTACAGCCAGATCCGAGCAATGCCATTCGCAATTTCATTCGCCAATACGCATTGGATCACAACCTAGAATTTTTCGACTTACGCGAACAAAGCGGACTTCTCAGAACCGTCATGATTCGCACCGCATTGAGCGGCGAAAACATGGTATTGATTCAATTTTACGATGATTTAGTAGAGGAAAGAGAAGGGTTGATGAATGCACTCATCGCTGAATTCCCAGAGATCACCTCATTGCTATATACGATCAATCAAAAGGGCAACGACAGTATCTACGACTGTGATGTTGAAGTATTCCACGGGAGAGATCACATTTTTGAAGTGATGCCGGCCTATTACGATCCATCAACCGAGTTGCGATTCAAAGTAGGTCCAAAATCCTTCTATCAAACCAATCCAAAACAAGCGCATTCCCTTTACGTTCAAGCTCTTGAATTTGCTGAATTGAAAGGAGATGAGCTGGTTTACGACTTGTATACAGGGACGGGAACCATTGCGTGTTTCCTCGCTCAAAAAGCAGGAAAAGTGGTTGGAATTGAATCGGTTCCTGATGCCATCAAAGACGCAAAGTTCAACGCAGAAATGAATGGACTGAATAACACCACTTTTGTGGTTGGCGACATGAAAGATGCGCTTACTCCTTCGTTTGTTGAAGAGCACGGAATGCCTGATGTGGTTGTAACTGATCCACCTCGCGATGGGATGCACGCAAAAGTGGTAGAGCAATTGTTGAACATGAAGCCGAAACGCATTGTTTATGTCTCGTGTAATTCAGCAACACAAGCGCGTGATTTGGGACTGCTTCAATCGGCTTACCGCATTGTTAAGTCGAGAGCTGTAGATATGTTCCCACAAACGCATCACATTGAAAACGTTGCCGTATTAGAACTCAAATAACATGGCCTCAGAACGCGAAGAACTCAATGCGGAATATTGGGACAGCAGATATGTAGAAAAGACGTTTGGTTGGGATATTGGATATCCCTCCCCAGCGCTCATTGAGTTTGCCTCTCAATTTAATGTAGACACGAAAATCCTCATTCCGGGTTGCGGCCATGCCTATGAAGGTCAGTGGCTATGGGAAAACGGTTACACCAACATTCACCTGCTCGACTTCAGTTCAACGGCTAAAGAGCGCTTCTTAGAACGCGTTCCATCTTTTCCTGAAGAACAGTTTTTTGTCGGTGATTTCTTTGAGCATAACGAAACCTACGAACTGGTACTGGAACAAACGTTCTACTGCGCTCTCCAACCAGAACTGCGCGATTTGTATGTGCGCAAAATGAGAGAACTCCTTGCTGAGGGAGGAGCTTTAGGGGGACTTCTATTCACCTTTCCCCTCACCGAAAGTGGCCCACCCTTTGGTGGATCAATGGAAGAATACAAACGTAGGTTCTCTCCTTACTTCGAGATCAAAACTTTGAGTGAAGCCCACAACAGCATACAACCTCGCAGTGGAAAAGAGGCCTTTTTCCACGTCGTAAAAACCGCTTGAAAACGTATCTTTCCGGCAGAAATTCAACCAGCATGAGCACGAAGCGTACGATAGTAATGGACGAAGCAACGATTCGAAGAAAAATTGAACGAATTGCTTGGGAAGTGTACGAACGTCACATTGAAGAAGATGTGATTTATCTAGTAGGCATTACCGGTACCGGTTACCTACTTGCAGAAATGCTCGGTGCATCTCTACGTCAAATCAACGCTCCTAAAACTGTGCTTTTAGAGCTGAATATGGACAAGAGAAATCCCTTGGGTGAAAAGTCTCTTCTCGGCGAACCTAAAGACTTGACCAACTGCTCTGTGGTGGTGGTGGATGATGTACTCAACAGCGGATCTACCTTAATCTACGGCGTTCAGCACATTCTAGAGCAAGAGGTGAAACGCTGTACAACCGCAGTACTTATTGATAGAAATCACAAGCGTTTCCCTATTAAGGCAGACGTGAAAGGGCTTTCACTGTCTACATCGCTTCAAGAGCATGTAGAGGTTGATTTAACCTCCACATCTCCTGCAGCCTATCTTCAATAATTAACGCTCCCAGCGTACTTTTGAATCAATCGAAGAGATTCGTCGACCCGTTGGCCATTCTCCTTCGTATTCACCTATATAAAGGAAGCCCATCGCACTGTCCTCTTCTCCTGTCCATCCCAGGGCTTTGGTCATGCGTTCATCGTAGCCCAATGCTCCGGTACTCCAGTATGCACCCAATCCGAGTTCTGTAGCAACGAGCCACATGTTCTGAACGGCGGCTGCAACGGCTTGCGCTTCCTCAATTGCTGGAATCTTTGGGTTCTCTCCCCTCTTCATGCCAATGGCGATGACATGAGAGCTCTGCTCCACGCGATCACGCAACTTGCCCAAGCGCACTTCGTTCTCGCCGTGATCTTCCACCTCCAATTGATTAATCATGGAGATTAACTTCTCCTTTCCGGCACCGGTAAACACTACAAACCTCCAAGGCTCCGTGTAACCGTGAGTAGGAGCCCAATTTGCCGCTGATAGAAGCTTTTCAATGAATGAATCGTCTACCGTGTTGCCAGTGTACTTATCTGGTTTGATAGTTCGTCTTTTCGCAATGAGTTGCTCTATACTTGATGTTTCTTGCATGCTGTTCGTATTTCTGCACAAATTTGTTCTTCTGTTTTCCCATCGCAAAACACGATGTGATGGGCTTTCTCATAGTAAGGTCGACGATCAAATACGTGTTTAGCTACAAACTCGGGTAGATCGGATTTGTTCACTCCATCGAATAACGGACGGCTACTGAGTTCATTCTCGATTCTAGACACGAGAGTTCTTATGGACCATTGTAGGTATACGACGAACGATTGCTCGAGTGCTACGTCCATATTGTCATAATAACACGGAGTACCTCCTCCTAAAGCAAGGACATTCTCCGCACCCAATTCCCGGTGGAGTACTTCTCTTTCTAGTTTCCTAAAAGACAATTCTCCCTTTGTGCGGATGTACTCATGAACGGAAATTTGAGCTTCATCTGCGATTCTTTGATCCAAATCGGCAAATGGCAACTCCATTTTCTGTGCGAGAAGCTCACCTAAGGTCGACTTTCCCGCGGTCATATATCCAACTAAACATATTTGCATGGCCCAAAGGTAGCAAAGGTCTACAGCGATTTTGAAAATTTTTCAAGTTGATTTTTAGAGGCTTAAATCATTCTCCCGAATTTTATTTCACCTAGGGTTTGGAGGATAAGATAAAGCCCTTATATTTGCACCCGCTTTGGAACGGTAATGACGCGCTACTACAGCAAGACATTATCTCCAGCGAATGACTCGATAGCTCAGTTGGTAGAGCAATACACTTTTAATGTATGGGTCCAGGGTTCGAGCCCCTGTCGGGTCACAAAAACGAAGGAGCAGCTAATGCTTCTTCGTTTTTTTGGCTTTAAAAGTCAAATTTTAGCCCGGGTGGTGAAATTGGTAGACACGCCATCTTGAGGGGGTGGTGACCTTATGGTCGTGCTGGTTCGAATCCAGTTCCGGGCACTCTCATATCCTGACAATCGTCAGGATTTTTTTTTGCCCCTACTCTACGTAATCCAATTGTACAATCCACCGCTCAACATGGCTAGCCCAAAGCTGAGTAAGGTTCCGATTAAGACGTATTCCGTCTTTATTCTGTGATCTTTCTGAGAAAGGTCGCCGAAGCGGAAAATGGATTTGGCTGCCAGCAGGAAACCGATGCCCTGCCAATAGTTCAAAACCACAAAAGCAAACACAAACACCCTTTCCAACATGCCAATGATCAGTCCTGCTTTGCGCATGGATTCATCCATCTTAGAATCGGTGAGTTCATTCAACACTGAATTCAACACCATGCGAATCAAAACCGAACTCACATAGGTAGCCAATAGCAATCCAATAGCCAGTGCGTAAATCGACTCCAAGGATAACTCGATGTTTGAAAAATTCACTCCATCTCCATAAACCACAGCGGCTATCACCATCAAGTGAGCAAGCTGATCGAGAAGAAACAGAGCTACTGCCCTCTTCTTTGAATAGAATCGATCTTTTAGAAAGTCTATTCCAAAATGGGATGCGCCGATGACGGGTATCATCCAAAGTGTATCCACGCTAAACCCAGTGAGCAAGGCCACCAAAATCATATGTACCAGAACGTGATAAACTCGGAATACGAGCCCTTTCCCCTTCTTTCTTCTCTTTTCTACCCATTGAGTCGGCTGAAGAATAAAGTCGCCCAGCAGGTGCGCTAAAACGAGTTGCAGTACAATCATCTGAAGTGCTTTTCCATTTCGTCTTCAAAATACTTCATCGCATCCAGAATTTCTGTCATTCCGGTCCTAGACATTTTGATACTCCACGCGCTTTGTGAAATTCCCAATGCCGATGCCGCTTCCACCTGAGTAAGCCCTTCGTTCTTCAGACGGAATAAAACGGCCTCCGACTGATTTGAAGTCCATCGATCTATGACCACATTCATCAATCCAAAAAGCACACGCATTTGGGTGTTTATGGATTCATGCGGACAATGAAAGGACATTATAGTCTTCTTTTTGTCAAGTCCTCTCCCCGAAAAGATAAATGCTTGTCCATTGGATTCGTGAAGAACGTCCCTTCTCTTATCAACGTCTCCAACCCCAATAGATATGCGAGCGTCTCGACCATTTTCAACGCGTACCGCAGCTCTGATCTTCAATGCCATTTTAAGCGCTTCGCTAGGCTTGCAAATGAGCTGGAAGGAATCTCCACGAAAGATCTCCCAATCCCTTCCTTCAACCCCGTGGTCGTTTAATTCCGACTTTAAATAATTGAGCCATTCATCGTGTTGGGATGCACTCGACTTAACAATATCTCCTGTGAGTATGGCGTACATAATTATATTCAAATACGTAAATAATTATAAATATAAGCAAATATGTATATATCTAAAGGTATAACCAATAAAAATCCCCCTCACGAAGCGCAAGGGGGATTTCGTCCTAAGCTAACTACTACATTGCTTAACGAACAACTACCCAGCGGATAGTTTCTGTTCCAGCAGAGCTACGTACAATAACGTTGTACATACCTGCAGGGAGTTCAGTAGAATTCAAGCTGAACTCGTATTCGATTTCAGAAGTTAGACTTCCAGAGTAAACATTAGCGATAACTGCACCTCTCGCATCGCAAACAGAGATGACAACATCCACATCTTCACCAGCGTGAATCGACAAGGTGGATAGGTCTCCTGTTGGGTTAGGATATAGTGCAGTGTGGAACATGTGAAGATCTAGGTGATCATCGTCCTCCACTTTAGCATTGTCTGTACATGGTCCGAGGTAATCGCCGTGACCCAGGTGTGCAGGAACTGCATTTGAGCTTACGCTGATAGTACCCCAAGTGTACTCGTTCTTCTTTCTGCGAAGGTGACACAATACAACTTTGTTTGGATTGTTAGGATCACGAGCATCAACCACGTTCACGTGAATTGAGCGTTGAACGGAACAACCATTGGCATCCGTTATAATTACCGTATATGTGGTAGCAACTTGTGGACTTGCTGTAACCGACGCAGTGTTGGTTGCGCTAAGGCCTGTTGATGGGAACCACTGATAGGTGTACCCTGCAACCCCTCCTGTAGGAGTAACATCCAAAGTCACAGACTGAGGACCATACCCTAAGAAGATAGTACTATCAAGCTGACCAGCAACCAATTGGTAAGGAGTCATTGCCTTTGACGCAGCAAGAGGAGTTGGTTCGGTAAGCACATAGCTGTAAGAGTAAGTCTCACCATTGCCATCCGTAACCACTACGTCGTAAGTTCCTGCAGTCAAGCCACTAACATCTTGTGTAGATGCTCCGTTGCTCCAAGCGTAAGCGTAAGGCTCACAAGCTCCACTAACCGTCAAGTCGATAGAACCGTCCGCTGAACCGTTACAGCTCACTCCGTAGCCATTGTAATCAGACACGACTTCTGCAACAACAAGTGGTGACTTAACAACCGTCACAATAGCAGTACAAGTACTGATGTTGCCATTCACGTCAACCGCAGTCAATGTCACCTCATTGTCGCCTTCATCTCCACAATCAAAGCTTGAAGGAGAAACACTCAAGGATGCAATTCCACAGTTATCCGATCCCGATGCGAATACATCTGCATAAGTGATCCATGCTGATCCTGCTTGAGGAAGATCTACAATAACATCTTGACAAATAATAATTGGAGCGATTTCATCCACCACCTCAACAGAAGCAGTTGCCGTGGATGTATTACCTGCAGCATCCACTAGAGTAAGAACCACTGATTGGGTTCCCACATTCGAACAGTCGAATGAACTCACGTCGATGGTTGCAGATACAATTCCACAGTTGTCGTATGATCCACCGTCAACCTCAGCTACCGAAATTGAACCACTTCCGCTTGCATCCAATTGAACAACAAGACCAGAATTTACAACCGCTGTTGGAGCAGTGTTATCAATTACAGTTACTGAAGAAGTTGCAGAGCTGCTGTTACCAGAAGCATCGGTTACCGTCATCGTTACTGGAACAACAGTTCCTGCATCTGCACAAGAGAATGTAGAAACATCGAGGCTGTACGAAACAATGCCACAGTTATCTGAGCTGTTGTTATCAATATCAGATGCAGAAATACTCGCTTGACCATTTGCATCCAACGCTACAGTGATAGGATTCACTGCAACCACTGGTGCCATGTTGTCAATTACGTCAACAATCGCAGTAGCGGTCGTCACGTTACCCGCAGCATCCGTAGCTGTAATCGTTACGTTTGATCCAGTGCTTGTCGCATAAATTGGAGCCGAGAAATACTTGGTTTCCCCTCCTCCGGTGTTGTACGTTCCGTGCCAGATAAACTGAGCTGGAGCCATTGAAGACAATCCGAAGCCCCAAGGACCAAACCCGATGTTCCCGAGGTAAAGTGGATTCGTGTAATTGTTCCAACCCGTAGAACTCACTTGCCAATCTGCTCCGTTTGTAACGAGAGTTTGAGTTCCATTGGCAAACTGGAATCCACCAGAAAGCTGGAATTTACCCAAGAACATTTCTGGTCCACCTACGTCCGTTGCTTCTACATGGATGTAGTAATCCTGACCTGCAGATAGGTTTGAAGTGAAGTTGTAAGGAATAGACCAGTTACTTCCAGATCCTACATACGTACCTTGAACGTTATCATCGGTAGAAATGTAGAAGTTAAAGGTGTTATCAACGGTCAATGTTGATGTCAACACACCAGGACCACCTGAACCGTTTACAGCTGGAACGGAGTTACAATCAAACTGAGTTTGATCTAGGCTCAATGTTACTCCGCTACAATTATCAGTAGCTGAAGCGACTACATCTGAAGTTGTAATGCTCGCACTACCCGAAGCGTCCAATGCAACGGTAATGCCTTGCGCTACCACTACTGGACCTGTTTGATCGAGCACCGTTAATGTAGTTGTACAAGAGCTGCTCGCACCTTCATCATCAGTTACCGTGAGTGTAACTGCATGTGTACCTAGTCCAAACGGACCAGCCGGAGAAATGCTCAATGTAATTGGATCTCCATCTGGATCGTAAGATCCGCCGTTAAACGCCTGAGCCAATACAAGTGCTTCACAATTTGCATTTGCTGGAACTACACCTGGCGTGCAAACAGCTACTGGAGGGTTATTACAGAAGCTGAACTGGTCGTTGATCGAAATCTGACCGGTCAAATCTGTAGTGTTGCCAAAATTGTCAGTAATGCGAACAGTAATAGTAATGGTCTGATCAACATCAGAACAGTTGT includes:
- a CDS encoding nitroreductase family protein; this translates as MQETSSIEQLIAKRRTIKPDKYTGNTVDDSFIEKLLSAANWAPTHGYTEPWRFVVFTGAGKEKLISMINQLEVEDHGENEVRLGKLRDRVEQSSHVIAIGMKRGENPKIPAIEEAQAVAAAVQNMWLVATELGLGAYWSTGALGYDERMTKALGWTGEEDSAMGFLYIGEYEGEWPTGRRISSIDSKVRWER
- the rlmD gene encoding 23S rRNA (uracil(1939)-C(5))-methyltransferase RlmD, translating into MARRKKGPLFIDDVTVTGAGAKGKGVGKTEDGQVVFIQNAVPGDRVKVRVFKRKRSFVEGKAVEYHELSKDRVQPACEHFGTCGGCKWQNWDYSKQLEYKDSEVQNNLVRLGHVEVEEYLPILGCESDYFYRNKMEFSFSNKRWITEEEAQSGAELGTTNALGFHIPGMWDKVLNVTKCHLQPDPSNAIRNFIRQYALDHNLEFFDLREQSGLLRTVMIRTALSGENMVLIQFYDDLVEEREGLMNALIAEFPEITSLLYTINQKGNDSIYDCDVEVFHGRDHIFEVMPAYYDPSTELRFKVGPKSFYQTNPKQAHSLYVQALEFAELKGDELVYDLYTGTGTIACFLAQKAGKVVGIESVPDAIKDAKFNAEMNGLNNTTFVVGDMKDALTPSFVEEHGMPDVVVTDPPRDGMHAKVVEQLLNMKPKRIVYVSCNSATQARDLGLLQSAYRIVKSRAVDMFPQTHHIENVAVLELK
- a CDS encoding shikimate kinase, yielding MQICLVGYMTAGKSTLGELLAQKMELPFADLDQRIADEAQISVHEYIRTKGELSFRKLEREVLHRELGAENVLALGGGTPCYYDNMDVALEQSFVVYLQWSIRTLVSRIENELSSRPLFDGVNKSDLPEFVAKHVFDRRPYYEKAHHIVFCDGKTEEQICAEIRTACKKHQV
- a CDS encoding S8 family peptidase, which translates into the protein MKNLLSILLFVLVSQVALAQTERIFITTESGSSPHFPTVIGAQIGQTPFEILQVYTFKKTPVSIWILEVETDDLPSVLLRLEASPKILTAEIDADMWASDMETYDANDLHVGEQWYGENTGANGNENADIDLPEGWFIERGSPNITLAILDSGMKLDHPEFAGRIVNNTADPINNIDDDANGYIDDVSGFDFVDHDNHPGDENGHGTAVGGIAAANGDNIIGFAGVDWNCKILPVRVLDENGRGSYSKIAAGVYYAVDNGANVINMSLGGVSESNSLKNSIQYAYDNNVTVVAASGNSNTSVPQFPAAYPTVIAVGATNWFNERCSPFMLTGRGGSNMGKHLSVVAPGDMIPHLNYEDDLDYSSVNSGTSLASPMVAGLATLLLAQDSTRTAAEIKYLIQASAVDRVGPENEDSRGWDQYYGFGLINVYNALSGKFPIKTESYISVYPNPAYANGKFHLGGEASDLIISTVDGRVIINYKNLSAGIYNLPQMAAGYYVISVVAPTGFYIERFTVL
- a CDS encoding DUF3307 domain-containing protein; the encoded protein is MIVLQLVLAHLLGDFILQPTQWVEKRRKKGKGLVFRVYHVLVHMILVALLTGFSVDTLWMIPVIGASHFGIDFLKDRFYSKKRAVALFLLDQLAHLMVIAAVVYGDGVNFSNIELSLESIYALAIGLLLATYVSSVLIRMVLNSVLNELTDSKMDESMRKAGLIIGMLERVFVFAFVVLNYWQGIGFLLAAKSIFRFGDLSQKDHRIKTEYVLIGTLLSFGLAMLSGGLYNWIT
- a CDS encoding class I SAM-dependent methyltransferase, which encodes MASEREELNAEYWDSRYVEKTFGWDIGYPSPALIEFASQFNVDTKILIPGCGHAYEGQWLWENGYTNIHLLDFSSTAKERFLERVPSFPEEQFFVGDFFEHNETYELVLEQTFYCALQPELRDLYVRKMRELLAEGGALGGLLFTFPLTESGPPFGGSMEEYKRRFSPYFEIKTLSEAHNSIQPRSGKEAFFHVVKTA
- a CDS encoding phosphoribosyltransferase family protein; its protein translation is MSTKRTIVMDEATIRRKIERIAWEVYERHIEEDVIYLVGITGTGYLLAEMLGASLRQINAPKTVLLELNMDKRNPLGEKSLLGEPKDLTNCSVVVVDDVLNSGSTLIYGVQHILEQEVKRCTTAVLIDRNHKRFPIKADVKGLSLSTSLQEHVEVDLTSTSPAAYLQ